A part of Paenibacillus sp. sptzw28 genomic DNA contains:
- a CDS encoding extracellular solute-binding protein — translation MKRNKWVALMLTLVLATAVGCSSNGGGNSNSANELNAPEGETKPVQNAAGKFEPPVTITTARVVGSDYTFIKGEDINNNVHNKWAKDKLGIIIKDLWDTPDNAAYHTKLRLSLTTQDQLPDVFIVQDVNLIADLIQSGKVKDIGEDFENYAPERIKKIYADNSKALNQVKNGTQLMGLPIFSGGDGTNPVLWIRQDWLDKLKLKAPTTIDEFETVMDAFTNQDPDGNGKKDTFGFSFSARNGFSNWMSDASFVFGAYTGKFITGNWQKADDGSLKYGSIQPEIKTGLSKLQEWYKKGYLDPELAALDEVKATESFIQGKSGMIAAPFWALGWPLGDVKGTNPNAKLRAYTLPTGPDGKSARYTGYVNEGKVMMFNKDFKHMDAFFFYLDKIYDNPFETGDFKNGFFEGYDYAMVDGKPVYDPKKFPTPMEKAASSGKYNLFWNTPAIPFQGSANYEYIYKGGEPKTRAHNEILSQDKELIRAGALNYEMTGINAPTEFLGAPTETMRSKGDNLKTMELETFAKIIYGNEPLDKFDTFVTDWKSKGGDQIEKEVNEWYKSVNP, via the coding sequence ATGAAGAGAAACAAATGGGTTGCGTTGATGCTGACGCTGGTTCTCGCAACCGCGGTCGGATGCTCTTCCAATGGGGGCGGCAATTCGAATTCCGCAAACGAGTTGAATGCGCCTGAAGGGGAAACAAAACCGGTGCAAAATGCTGCCGGCAAATTCGAACCTCCGGTTACGATTACGACCGCCCGCGTCGTAGGCTCGGACTATACCTTTATCAAAGGCGAAGATATTAACAACAACGTCCATAACAAGTGGGCGAAGGACAAGCTTGGCATTATAATTAAGGACCTTTGGGATACGCCTGACAATGCGGCTTATCATACAAAGCTCAGACTTTCACTAACGACTCAAGACCAACTGCCCGATGTGTTCATCGTGCAGGACGTCAACCTGATCGCCGACCTCATTCAATCCGGCAAGGTGAAGGATATCGGAGAAGATTTCGAGAATTATGCACCCGAGCGGATTAAAAAGATTTATGCAGATAACAGTAAAGCGCTCAATCAAGTGAAGAATGGAACGCAGCTGATGGGACTTCCAATCTTCTCGGGCGGAGACGGAACGAACCCCGTCCTGTGGATTCGCCAGGATTGGCTGGATAAATTGAAATTGAAAGCGCCTACGACAATCGATGAATTCGAGACGGTCATGGATGCTTTCACCAATCAGGATCCGGACGGCAACGGTAAGAAGGATACGTTCGGCTTCAGTTTTTCGGCCCGGAACGGGTTCTCTAACTGGATGTCCGATGCGAGCTTTGTATTCGGCGCGTATACCGGAAAATTTATTACGGGGAATTGGCAGAAAGCCGATGACGGCAGCTTGAAATACGGATCGATTCAGCCGGAGATCAAGACGGGCCTTAGTAAACTGCAGGAATGGTACAAGAAAGGGTATTTGGATCCCGAATTGGCCGCGCTTGATGAAGTCAAAGCAACCGAGAGTTTTATTCAGGGCAAGTCGGGCATGATTGCAGCTCCGTTCTGGGCGTTAGGTTGGCCTCTCGGCGATGTCAAAGGTACCAATCCGAACGCGAAGCTCAGAGCGTATACTCTTCCAACCGGGCCGGACGGTAAATCCGCCAGATACACCGGGTACGTAAATGAAGGCAAAGTCATGATGTTCAATAAAGATTTCAAGCATATGGATGCCTTCTTCTTCTATTTGGATAAAATCTATGATAATCCGTTCGAAACGGGCGATTTCAAGAACGGTTTCTTCGAAGGCTATGATTATGCAATGGTAGACGGCAAGCCTGTCTATGACCCAAAGAAGTTTCCAACTCCGATGGAGAAGGCAGCTTCGTCCGGCAAGTATAACTTGTTCTGGAATACACCAGCGATTCCGTTCCAAGGTTCAGCCAACTACGAATATATTTACAAAGGCGGCGAGCCCAAGACGAGAGCGCACAATGAAATCCTCAGTCAAGATAAAGAGCTAATCCGTGCCGGAGCTTTGAATTATGAAATGACCGGCATTAATGCGCCGACCGAGTTTCTGGGCGCTCCTACGGAAACGATGAGAAGCAAAGGCGATAATTTGAAAACGATGGAGCTTGAGACTTTTGCCAAAATCATCTATGGCAACGAGCCGCTCGATAAATTCGATACGTTCGTGACCGATTGGAAAAGCAAAGGCGGCGACCAGATCGAAAAAGAAGTTAACGAATGGTACAAAAGCGTGAATCCGTAA
- a CDS encoding response regulator codes for MNVLLVDDEDYVLDYLEEEIQWTSMGITHVYRASCAEEALNITKRVNVSIVLTDIQMPEISGLELLEALKGDYPDAKVILLSGYSEFEYAKKALQHGAADYLLKPVTVEEVTDCLSKVCAQIKTEQRQRDNVSAASDVLKLGITRMREHLLLDLLLGKRYTSEEELGRQLKALNLELQPDQNCVLALIRIETGAEETKREDFELFSYALLNMAEEIFFEKIDEIPSLWSCKDLHRYVAIVFPAHSPGKQPELGRRLASLQQAVQTYMKRTVSIVITHPFAFRHELHRQYLQAVNVFWRLVGTRSGIVLTMNDAEADKELKPLTRLHLSPTLPQLMESGRWEEVTDRLDLILGELDMPPYRTQQHLLEAVYYLFSSFSFMAHKQGDSFADMIDSPALLNDPFYFQSTDKIREWSFSLIEQFKRSLQESAPGPSHVIRQIQDYIERNLQEDVSLTRIGEHVYLHPVYLSRLYKKETGESLSAYISRVRLEKAAGLLMSTNKKVADIAKEVGYQKTQYFIHLFKDYYDCTPQNFRNR; via the coding sequence ATGAACGTCTTATTGGTGGATGACGAGGATTACGTGCTCGATTATTTGGAGGAAGAGATCCAGTGGACAAGTATGGGAATAACTCATGTTTACCGGGCAAGCTGTGCAGAAGAGGCCCTCAATATTACAAAGCGGGTAAATGTCTCAATAGTCCTCACCGATATCCAAATGCCTGAAATAAGCGGATTGGAGCTGCTCGAGGCTCTTAAGGGCGATTACCCTGACGCAAAGGTTATTCTTTTATCCGGGTATTCCGAATTCGAGTATGCCAAGAAGGCGCTGCAGCATGGAGCAGCCGACTATTTGCTGAAGCCCGTCACCGTAGAAGAAGTAACCGATTGCTTGAGCAAAGTGTGCGCACAAATCAAAACGGAACAGCGGCAGAGGGACAATGTGTCAGCGGCGAGCGATGTGTTGAAGCTGGGAATTACCAGAATGAGAGAGCACTTGCTGCTTGATCTCCTGCTCGGCAAGCGGTACACCTCCGAGGAGGAACTGGGCCGGCAGCTTAAGGCGCTCAATCTGGAGCTGCAGCCGGACCAAAATTGCGTGCTTGCCTTAATCCGGATTGAAACGGGAGCGGAAGAAACGAAACGGGAGGATTTCGAGCTGTTCAGCTATGCTTTGCTCAATATGGCGGAGGAAATCTTCTTCGAGAAAATCGATGAGATTCCTTCCCTCTGGTCCTGCAAGGATCTGCATCGTTATGTCGCCATTGTGTTCCCCGCCCATTCGCCCGGTAAACAACCGGAACTCGGCCGGCGGTTAGCTTCGCTTCAGCAGGCGGTTCAAACTTATATGAAGCGTACCGTTTCCATCGTGATTACACATCCTTTCGCATTCCGGCATGAGCTCCATCGTCAATATTTGCAAGCGGTGAACGTATTCTGGCGGCTGGTCGGAACGCGCAGCGGAATTGTGCTTACGATGAACGATGCGGAGGCAGACAAAGAACTGAAGCCTTTAACCCGGCTTCATCTATCGCCCACCCTGCCCCAGCTAATGGAATCCGGCCGTTGGGAAGAAGTCACGGACAGGCTCGACCTCATTCTGGGTGAGCTGGATATGCCGCCATACCGGACGCAGCAGCATCTTCTGGAGGCGGTTTATTACCTGTTCAGCAGCTTCTCCTTCATGGCTCACAAGCAGGGGGATTCTTTTGCCGATATGATCGATAGCCCGGCTTTACTGAACGATCCGTTCTATTTTCAGTCTACGGATAAAATTAGAGAGTGGTCCTTTTCGCTCATTGAACAGTTCAAACGGTCCTTGCAGGAATCTGCGCCCGGCCCGAGTCATGTCATCCGGCAAATCCAAGACTATATCGAACGCAATCTGCAGGAGGATGTATCTCTCACCCGTATTGGCGAACATGTATACCTTCACCCGGTCTATCTGTCCCGCTTGTACAAGAAAGAGACGGGAGAAAGCCTGTCCGCTTATATATCGCGTGTCAGGTTGGAGAAAGCGGCGGGGCTGCTGATGTCTACCAATAAGAAGGTCGCCGATATTGCCAAAGAGGTCGGCTATCAGAAAACACAATATTTTATTCATTTATTCAAGGACTACTATGATTGCACCCCTCAGAACTTCCGGAACCGATAA